One Prunus dulcis chromosome 8, ALMONDv2, whole genome shotgun sequence DNA window includes the following coding sequences:
- the LOC117638171 gene encoding cyclin-C1-2-like yields the protein MAANFWTSSHYKQLFDQEDVDVVFPLDKEKGITLEDFKLIKMHMASYISKLAQHVKVRQRVVATAVTYMRRVYTRKSMSEYDPRLVAPTCLYLASKAEESTVQAKLLVFYIRKIYSDEKYRYEIKDILEMEMKILEALNYYLVVYHPYRSLSQLLQDASLNDISMTQLTWGVVNDTYKMDLALVHPPHLIALACIYIASVLKEKDTTAWFEELRVDMNVVKNISMEILDFYENHRMIPEERFNAALNKLAFKP from the exons ATGGCTGCCAATTTCTGGACGTCGTCCCACTA CAAACAGCTTTTCGACCAGGAAGATGTGGATGTGGTCTTCCCACTTGATAAAGAGAAAGGCATCACTCTTGAAGACTTCAAGCTCATAAAGATGCATATGGCCAGCt ATATATCAAAATTGGCACAACATGTAAAAGTGAGGCAAAG GGTTGTAGCTACTGCAGTTACATATATGAGACGAGTGTACACCAG GAAGAGTATGTCTGAGTATGATCCACGTCTTGTAGCTCCAACCTGCTTGTACCTGGCATCAAAAGCAGAAGAAAGCACGGTGCAAGCTAAACTTCTCGTATTTTACATCAGAAAAATAT ATTCTGATGAGAAGTATAGATATGAGATCAAAGACATACTGGAAATGGAAATGAAGATTCTAGAAGCTCTCAACTATTATTTAGTTGTATATCATCCTTATCGTTCATTGTCTCA GTTGCTTCAAGATGCAAGCTTAAACGATATAAGTATGACTCAGTTAACTTG GGGAGTAGTAAATGACACATACAAGATGGATCTTGCACTCGTACATCCTCCACACCTGATTGCTTTAGCTTGCATATACATTGCGAGCGTACTTAAAGAGAAAGATACCACAGCATGGTTTGAAGAGCTCCGTGTGGACATGAATGTG GTGAAAAACATATCAATGGAGATATTAGATTTCTATGAAAACCACCGAATGATCCCGGAAGAGAGGTTTAATGCTGCTCTCAACAAGCTGGCCTTCAAACCCTAG
- the LOC117638172 gene encoding SKI/DACH domain-containing protein 1-like — protein MDPPHGCRPWRPCLLHHPHHHLHHHHPLFLCPHHHYHHHLHHQNNRNLFNCHVHTNFAPFPQNPEHSAAAAAAIPFQTHSISETSGALQEQQKHGEIGDVVGFEEEEEEDDDPVFVLTDEWKEFFAKSEAKRRLEKQQAKKKRKG, from the exons ATGGATCCTCCACATGGATGCAGGCCATGGAGACCGTGCTTACTTCACCATCCCCACCAccatctccaccaccaccatcccTTGTTCCTCTGCCCTCACCATCACTACCACCACCATCTTCATCACCAGAACAATCGCAACCTCTTCAATTGCCACGTACACACCAATTTTGCGCCTTTTCCTCAAAATCCAGAACactctgctgctgctgctgctgctattCCTTTTCAAACCCATTCGATTTCAGAGACTTCTGG AGCATTGCAGGAGCAGCAGAAGCATGGTGAAATTGGTGATGTTGTTGGgtttgaagaggaagaggaagaggatgaTGACCCAGTTTTCGTCTTAACAGATGAGTGGAAGGAGTTCTTTGCTAAATCTGAAGCTAAGAGGAGACTAG AGAAGCAGCAggcgaagaagaagagaaaaggcTAA